A genomic segment from Flavobacterium litorale encodes:
- the tsaD gene encoding tRNA (adenosine(37)-N6)-threonylcarbamoyltransferase complex transferase subunit TsaD yields the protein MTEKPLYILAIESSCDDTAAAVLQNAKVLSNVVARQAIHEEYGGVVPELASRAHQQNIVPVVNVALKKAGITRSELSAIAFTQGPGLMGSLLVGSSFAKSLALALNVPLIAVNHMQAHILAHYIDEDGYKKPTFPFLGMTISGGHTQIVRVNDYFDMEVIGETTDDAVGEAFDKSAKILGLPYPGGPLIDKYAKEGNPKAFLFTKPKVAGLNFSFSGLKTQILYFVQKNVAENPDFIAENRNDICASIQHTIINILMDKLKLAVKETGITQIAIGGGVSANSGIRNTLTEAQTKYGWTCYIPKFEYTTDNAAMIGIVGYHKYREQLFNDSAVVSKARIAF from the coding sequence ATGACAGAAAAACCTTTATATATTTTAGCCATCGAAAGTTCGTGCGATGATACTGCTGCTGCTGTACTACAAAACGCTAAAGTACTTAGTAATGTTGTAGCACGGCAAGCCATACACGAAGAGTATGGCGGTGTAGTACCCGAATTAGCATCGCGAGCGCACCAGCAAAACATTGTACCTGTTGTAAATGTTGCGCTGAAAAAAGCAGGCATAACCCGATCGGAACTTAGTGCTATAGCCTTTACACAAGGACCTGGATTAATGGGGTCGTTATTAGTAGGGAGTTCATTTGCCAAATCGTTAGCATTGGCGTTAAACGTTCCACTTATAGCTGTAAACCACATGCAGGCGCACATATTAGCCCATTATATTGATGAAGATGGGTATAAAAAACCTACATTTCCGTTTTTAGGAATGACCATTAGTGGAGGACATACACAAATTGTAAGAGTAAACGATTATTTTGATATGGAAGTAATTGGCGAAACTACCGATGATGCTGTAGGCGAAGCCTTTGATAAAAGTGCAAAAATACTAGGTTTACCCTACCCTGGCGGACCATTAATTGATAAATACGCCAAAGAGGGCAACCCAAAAGCATTCCTGTTTACCAAACCAAAAGTAGCAGGGTTAAACTTTAGCTTTAGCGGATTAAAAACACAAATACTTTATTTTGTACAAAAAAATGTAGCTGAAAATCCTGACTTCATTGCTGAGAATCGTAACGATATTTGTGCCTCCATACAACATACCATTATTAACATCCTGATGGATAAGTTGAAATTAGCTGTAAAAGAAACAGGCATTACACAAATTGCCATTGGCGGAGGCGTATCGGCAAACAGTGGCATTCGTAACACGCTTACAGAAGCACAAACCAAATACGGTTGGACGTGTTACATTCCGAAATTTGAATATACTACTGATAATGCTGCCATGATTGGTATAGTGGGCTACCACAAATACCGTGAGCAACTTTTTAACGATTCGGCTGTAGTATCTAAAGCCCGAATAGCATTTTAA
- a CDS encoding translocation/assembly module TamB domain-containing protein codes for MLAIALSLPFVQTKLARLATNSINEELGTHIEVDKVAISLFGTVKLKGILVLDHHKDTLISAKRIQTNVISFRQLTKNNFQFGTIRAEALNFHMKTYKGEDKSNLDIFVKSFDTGKPSDGTFRLVSDALYVSNGRYRLTNENSENPTVLDFTKLNGALNDFYIKGSEITAEIERLAMNDHRGLVIENLQGDFTYTKSNIILDNLNLKTAQSALKGNLKLSYTIEDMKDFVNKVDFDFNIDKATVAANELNYFYNEFGENQKFYLATRFTGPLNNFVLNDLKLLNTEDSEIIGKVNFRHLFEKNGPGFYMHGNFDRVTANYTNLTHIMPRVLGKVLPEPLGRLGQVSLIGDVTLTKQDLDTDLYIISELGEAKTDLSIKNFNQADIATYKGVVDLKGFNVGAMVGSKSVSNTTLHLAVDGVGFNKESLNTSLKGKVQSLVFNNYNYTNVSVDGTMKWPYFEGDIDSNDPNLMMSFDGLVDMSKKVNRFDFHAQVDYANLVALNVIKNDSLSIFKGDLRLRAKGSTLNNVAGTLQMSRLSYQNDRDSYYFENFFIESTFDKDNVRTITLNSTDIIEGKVVGKFDVNQVPKVVENALGSLYTNYSPYKVKEGQFINFDFTIYNKIVGIVLPDVIVGANTKVRGKINPDKGDFILNFDSPNIFVQDNYFNNISVDINNKNPLYNAYVSMDSLRTNKYKISDFSLVNVTENDTLYLRSEFKGGSKAEDYFNINLYHTIDETNKSVVGFKKSEVNVKDYLWYINEDQAKDNKVVFNKKLTDFTIDNIVMSHKDQKVELAGVIRDSTYKDIKLSFNDVALEKITPSLDSLEFGGNINGDITLKQDHDVYEPQSMLTISSLRMNDHELGDLDLQIYGDKKLQRFNLSSTIFKDDEERLYAAGTIDIVDKQTQLSLDADFTSFDISFLEIFLGTIFPEIRGTATGRAAIVGNVKKPEIDAIFYLKDAGLKVGYLNTDYNFEQDAILDLTENTIVFRNPKLTDTEFGTSGYLKGKVTHNMFKDWALDLKLESDKLLALHTEDSDDALFYGNAFINGSAYISGPTTALLIQVNAKSEEGTDIKIPINNTGAAGANPYIHFLSPKEKLNKGTNASYMNNRDYKGLEMEFNLQVTPDAKLEIIIDKNTGHGISATGEGNLVLNINTLGKFNMWGDYTIQKGVYNFKYAGLFDKQLTTRPGGYISWNGDPTRAILNVDAVYTLQANPSVLLENPAFNRNIPVEVVIKINGNLMQPQNDFQINFPRTNSVLKSDLEYRLSDDDTRQRQALSLLYQRRFLSPNSTNNMALAPLLETAGGLVNDLFTDDDSKLDIGVNYVQGEQNPYVETNSQLGVTLSTEINDRISINGQVGVPVGGVNQSTVVGNIEAQIRLNEQNTFKGRVFNRENNVNFLGEGIGYTQGIGLTYEVNFNTLREFMQKMFGKNEKEKDGDNNNGDQIPDSELSPEFIQFAHTRNKRSTTTNDNIPETERIPETD; via the coding sequence TTGCTTGCCATTGCACTGTCGTTACCTTTTGTGCAAACCAAGCTTGCTCGTTTAGCTACCAATAGTATCAACGAGGAGTTAGGTACACACATTGAGGTTGATAAAGTGGCAATATCACTTTTTGGTACTGTAAAATTAAAAGGCATACTCGTACTCGACCACCATAAGGATACACTTATATCTGCCAAGCGTATTCAAACCAATGTAATTAGCTTTAGGCAGCTTACCAAAAACAACTTTCAGTTTGGAACTATTCGTGCGGAAGCACTTAATTTCCATATGAAAACGTACAAAGGGGAAGATAAAAGTAACCTCGATATTTTTGTAAAATCGTTTGATACTGGAAAACCCAGCGATGGCACTTTTCGTTTGGTGAGTGATGCGTTATACGTTAGTAACGGACGCTACAGACTTACTAATGAAAATTCCGAGAACCCTACTGTACTCGATTTTACAAAATTAAATGGTGCGCTAAACGATTTTTATATCAAAGGATCTGAAATTACGGCAGAGATAGAGCGTTTGGCAATGAATGACCACAGGGGGTTGGTAATTGAAAATTTGCAAGGGGACTTTACCTATACCAAATCAAACATCATTCTGGATAACTTGAACCTAAAAACTGCCCAGTCGGCATTAAAAGGTAATCTTAAGTTAAGCTATACTATCGAAGATATGAAAGACTTTGTAAACAAAGTCGATTTTGATTTTAATATCGATAAAGCTACGGTTGCTGCTAACGAACTTAATTATTTTTACAACGAGTTTGGCGAAAACCAGAAATTTTACCTCGCTACCCGATTTACAGGACCTTTAAATAATTTTGTGCTAAACGATTTAAAATTATTAAATACTGAAGACAGCGAAATTATTGGTAAAGTTAATTTTAGACACCTTTTCGAGAAAAACGGACCAGGTTTTTATATGCATGGTAATTTCGATCGTGTAACAGCCAACTACACCAACCTAACCCATATAATGCCAAGAGTATTGGGTAAAGTTTTGCCTGAGCCCTTAGGCAGGTTAGGGCAGGTAAGCCTTATTGGCGATGTAACGCTTACCAAACAAGATTTAGATACTGATTTATATATAATCTCTGAACTTGGCGAAGCCAAGACAGATTTATCCATAAAAAACTTCAATCAAGCCGATATTGCTACTTATAAGGGTGTTGTAGATTTAAAAGGCTTTAATGTAGGTGCTATGGTAGGTAGCAAATCCGTTAGTAACACTACGCTGCACCTTGCTGTAGATGGCGTTGGTTTTAATAAAGAATCGTTAAATACAAGCTTAAAAGGTAAAGTACAAAGTTTAGTATTTAATAATTATAACTATACTAATGTTAGTGTAGATGGTACTATGAAATGGCCTTATTTTGAAGGCGATATTGATAGTAACGACCCCAATTTAATGATGTCGTTTGATGGTTTGGTGGATATGAGTAAGAAAGTCAATAGGTTCGATTTCCACGCTCAGGTAGACTATGCCAACCTAGTAGCATTAAATGTTATTAAAAACGATAGCCTATCTATTTTTAAAGGCGATTTACGATTACGCGCTAAAGGTAGTACACTTAACAATGTAGCAGGTACATTACAAATGTCGCGCTTATCGTACCAAAACGATCGTGATAGCTATTATTTTGAAAACTTCTTTATAGAATCTACTTTCGATAAAGATAATGTACGTACCATTACCCTTAACTCTACCGATATTATAGAAGGTAAAGTAGTAGGTAAGTTTGATGTTAACCAAGTACCAAAAGTAGTCGAAAATGCTTTAGGTAGCCTCTACACCAACTACTCGCCTTACAAAGTAAAGGAGGGACAGTTTATTAATTTCGACTTTACCATATACAACAAAATTGTAGGTATTGTGTTACCCGATGTTATAGTAGGTGCCAATACCAAAGTACGCGGTAAAATTAATCCAGATAAAGGTGATTTTATATTGAACTTTGATTCTCCTAACATATTTGTCCAGGATAATTATTTCAACAACATATCAGTAGACATCAATAACAAAAACCCGTTATATAATGCCTATGTTAGTATGGATAGCCTTCGTACCAACAAATACAAAATATCCGATTTTAGTCTTGTAAATGTCACTGAAAACGATACGTTATACCTACGCTCGGAATTTAAAGGCGGTAGTAAAGCAGAAGATTATTTTAATATTAACCTTTACCATACTATAGACGAAACCAATAAATCGGTAGTAGGGTTTAAAAAATCGGAAGTAAACGTTAAAGATTATTTATGGTACATTAACGAAGACCAAGCCAAAGATAACAAGGTAGTATTCAATAAAAAACTAACTGATTTTACTATTGATAACATAGTAATGTCGCACAAAGACCAAAAAGTTGAACTTGCAGGCGTTATACGCGATTCTACGTATAAAGATATTAAACTATCGTTTAACGATGTAGCCCTAGAGAAAATTACCCCATCGTTAGATAGTTTGGAGTTTGGCGGTAACATAAACGGTGATATTACCTTAAAGCAAGACCACGACGTATACGAGCCACAATCCATGCTAACCATAAGTAGCCTTAGGATGAACGACCATGAACTGGGCGATTTGGATTTACAGATATACGGCGATAAAAAATTGCAACGCTTTAACTTAAGCTCCACCATATTTAAAGATGATGAGGAACGATTGTATGCTGCGGGTACTATAGATATTGTAGACAAGCAAACCCAACTCTCATTAGATGCCGATTTTACATCGTTCGACATTAGTTTTCTCGAAATATTTTTGGGTACCATATTCCCAGAAATAAGAGGTACCGCTACAGGGCGTGCTGCAATTGTGGGCAATGTAAAAAAACCAGAAATAGATGCTATCTTCTATCTTAAGGATGCAGGATTAAAAGTAGGTTATCTTAATACCGATTATAATTTTGAACAAGATGCCATACTTGACCTTACTGAAAATACTATAGTATTTAGGAACCCGAAACTTACCGATACGGAGTTTGGTACATCGGGCTATTTAAAAGGTAAAGTAACCCACAATATGTTTAAAGATTGGGCGCTTGACCTTAAATTAGAGTCGGATAAGTTATTAGCACTACATACGGAAGACTCGGACGATGCCCTTTTTTACGGCAATGCCTTTATAAACGGTAGTGCTTACATAAGTGGCCCCACCACTGCATTATTAATACAGGTAAATGCAAAATCTGAAGAAGGGACAGATATAAAAATACCCATTAACAATACAGGTGCCGCAGGTGCAAACCCGTATATCCATTTTTTAAGTCCTAAAGAAAAATTAAACAAAGGTACTAATGCATCGTATATGAACAATCGAGATTACAAGGGGCTCGAAATGGAGTTTAACCTACAGGTAACCCCAGATGCCAAACTCGAAATAATTATCGATAAAAACACGGGGCATGGTATATCGGCAACTGGCGAGGGTAATTTAGTGCTCAACATTAATACACTGGGTAAGTTTAACATGTGGGGCGATTATACCATACAAAAAGGAGTGTATAACTTTAAATATGCGGGACTTTTTGATAAACAGCTTACCACACGCCCTGGTGGATACATAAGTTGGAATGGCGACCCTACGCGTGCCATCTTAAACGTAGATGCTGTGTATACTCTACAAGCAAACCCATCGGTGCTTTTGGAGAATCCTGCATTTAACCGTAATATACCTGTAGAGGTGGTTATAAAGATTAACGGTAACCTAATGCAGCCCCAAAATGATTTCCAGATAAATTTCCCAAGAACAAATTCAGTATTAAAATCAGATTTAGAATACCGCCTTAGCGACGACGATACCCGTCAGCGTCAGGCACTATCATTATTATACCAACGTAGGTTTTTAAGCCCTAACAGTACCAACAATATGGCGTTGGCACCTTTATTGGAAACTGCGGGTGGGCTAGTTAACGATTTGTTTACTGATGATGATAGTAAACTAGATATTGGAGTAAACTATGTGCAGGGCGAGCAAAACCCCTATGTAGAAACCAACTCGCAATTGGGAGTAACACTATCTACCGAAATTAACGATAGGATAAGTATAAACGGGCAGGTAGGTGTACCTGTGGGCGGTGTAAATCAGTCTACAGTAGTAGGAAACATCGAAGCACAAATCCGATTAAATGAACAGAATACATTTAAAGGGCGTGTGTTTAACCGAGAAAATAACGTAAACTTTTTAGGCGAGGGTATTGGTTATACACAAGGTATTGGTCTTACCTACGAGGTTAACTTTAATACATTACGTGAGTTTATGCAAAAAATGTTTGGTAAAAACGAGAAGGAGAAAGATGGTGATAACAATAATGGCGACCAAATACCAGATTCGGAACTTTCGCCAGAATTTATTCAATTTGCCCATACCAGAAATAAAAGAAGTACCACTACTAACGATAACATTCCTGAAACAGAACGCATACCCGAAACAGACTAA
- the pfkA gene encoding 6-phosphofructokinase, whose product MAMNIKRIGVLTSGGDSPGMNAAIRAVVRTCAFHNVSCIGIYRGYQGMIEGDFKEMGARSVNNIINKGGTILKSARSKDFMTKEGREQAYNNLRNSNIDALVVIGGNGSFTGGLVFNQEYNFPVIGIPGTIDNDIYGTSFTLGYDTALNTVVEVIDKIRDTASSHNRLFFVEVMGRDAGHIALNAGIGAGAEEILIPEEDMGLDRLLDSLRKSKASGKSSSIVVIAEGDKIGKNVFELKDYVDENMPEYDVRVSILGHMQRGGTPSCFDRVLASRLGVKAVETLLEGKSNYMVGLLKDEILLTPLEHAVKGKSQIDKKLIRVSDIVSI is encoded by the coding sequence ATGGCTATGAATATTAAGAGGATAGGGGTGCTAACTTCTGGAGGCGATTCGCCAGGAATGAACGCCGCTATTAGGGCAGTAGTGCGTACATGTGCTTTTCATAACGTAAGTTGCATCGGGATTTATAGAGGCTATCAGGGAATGATAGAAGGCGACTTTAAAGAGATGGGTGCCCGAAGTGTAAACAACATTATAAATAAAGGAGGTACAATACTAAAATCGGCTCGTTCTAAAGATTTCATGACGAAAGAAGGACGCGAGCAGGCCTATAATAATTTACGCAATAGCAACATAGATGCCCTTGTGGTAATAGGCGGTAACGGTAGTTTTACTGGTGGGCTCGTTTTTAATCAAGAGTACAACTTTCCCGTAATAGGTATACCAGGCACCATAGATAACGATATTTACGGCACCAGCTTTACATTAGGTTACGATACTGCGCTTAATACCGTAGTAGAAGTTATAGATAAAATACGCGATACAGCCAGCTCCCACAACCGATTATTTTTTGTAGAAGTAATGGGGCGCGATGCAGGGCACATAGCCCTAAACGCAGGTATAGGCGCAGGAGCAGAAGAAATATTAATCCCAGAGGAAGATATGGGACTGGATAGATTACTGGATTCATTACGAAAAAGTAAAGCATCAGGAAAATCATCCAGTATTGTGGTAATTGCCGAAGGCGATAAAATAGGTAAAAACGTATTTGAACTTAAAGATTACGTAGACGAAAACATGCCAGAGTACGATGTACGCGTATCTATCCTTGGGCACATGCAGCGTGGCGGAACACCATCGTGTTTTGATAGGGTGCTTGCTAGCAGACTCGGTGTAAAAGCAGTAGAAACCTTGCTCGAAGGAAAATCAAACTACATGGTAGGTTTACTTAAAGATGAAATACTACTAACTCCACTAGAACACGCCGTAAAAGGAAAATCGCAAATAGATAAAAAACTTATACGCGTTTCGGATATTGTATCCATTTAA
- the gap gene encoding type I glyceraldehyde-3-phosphate dehydrogenase has product MGKLKLGINGFGRIGRIVFRETIKRDNVEVVAINDLLDVEHLAYLLKYDSVHGRFDGDVEVKEGDLYVNGRRIRVTAEKDPSGLKWDEAGAEIVADCTGIFTTLEKAQLHIDGGAKKVVISAPSADAPMFVMGVNHNSVKATDTIVSNASCTTNCLAPLAKVINDNFGIAEALMTTIHATTATQLTVDGPSKKDYRAGRAASVNIIPASTGAAKAVGKVIPELNGKLTGMAMRVPTINVSVVDLTVKVSKETTYDEIMAVLKKESETNMKGILGFTTEDVVSQDFVSDKRTSIIDAKAGIGLNSTFFKIVSWYDNEYGYSSKLVDLSLHVASL; this is encoded by the coding sequence ATGGGAAAATTAAAATTAGGAATAAACGGCTTTGGAAGAATTGGTCGTATTGTATTCCGCGAAACTATAAAAAGAGATAATGTAGAAGTAGTAGCAATTAACGATTTACTTGATGTAGAACATTTAGCCTACTTATTAAAATACGATTCTGTTCACGGACGTTTTGATGGTGATGTTGAAGTAAAAGAGGGCGACTTATACGTAAATGGCAGACGCATAAGAGTAACTGCCGAAAAAGACCCATCTGGTTTAAAATGGGACGAAGCAGGCGCGGAAATAGTTGCCGATTGTACAGGAATATTTACAACACTAGAAAAAGCACAATTGCATATAGATGGCGGTGCTAAAAAAGTAGTAATATCGGCACCATCTGCTGATGCTCCTATGTTTGTTATGGGCGTTAACCACAATAGTGTAAAAGCTACAGATACTATAGTATCGAACGCATCATGTACCACCAACTGCCTTGCACCATTGGCAAAAGTAATTAACGATAACTTTGGTATAGCCGAAGCATTAATGACTACTATACACGCTACAACGGCAACACAGTTAACAGTTGACGGACCCTCTAAAAAAGATTACAGAGCGGGCAGAGCCGCATCGGTAAACATAATACCAGCCAGTACAGGTGCTGCCAAAGCAGTAGGTAAAGTAATACCAGAATTAAACGGAAAACTTACAGGTATGGCAATGCGTGTACCAACCATTAATGTATCGGTAGTAGACCTTACTGTTAAAGTAAGCAAAGAAACTACTTACGATGAAATTATGGCTGTACTTAAAAAAGAGTCAGAAACAAACATGAAAGGTATTCTTGGTTTTACTACAGAAGATGTAGTATCTCAAGATTTCGTTTCGGATAAACGCACGAGTATTATAGATGCTAAAGCAGGTATCGGTTTAAACTCAACCTTCTTTAAAATAGTATCGTGGTATGATAACGAGTATGGTTACTCAAGCAAATTAGTAGACCTTTCGTTACACGTTGCATCGTTATAA
- a CDS encoding N-acetylglucosamine kinase, translated as MKLLVDSGATKADWIALDENGDRLFTTQTLGLSPEVINKEEAIERLKDRFDIYNNRNDVSSLFFYGAGCGTDRMKKFMTGIFQEFFPNASVSVNEDTYAAAYATNPTNGKAIICILGTGSNCSYFDGELLHQKVQSLGYIAMDDCSGNRFGRDLIRAYYFNKMPQHLATKFEQEYNLEPDVIKNNLYKEPNPNAYLATFAKFLIQHKDDAFIQGIITTAMQVFVDNYITQYENAHEVPVHFVGSIAFYLKAELTEVLAKNNLTLGNVLRRPIDGLIEYHELN; from the coding sequence ATGAAATTATTAGTTGATAGTGGTGCTACTAAAGCCGATTGGATTGCACTAGATGAAAATGGCGATAGGCTTTTTACCACGCAAACACTTGGGCTTAGCCCCGAAGTAATTAATAAAGAGGAAGCTATTGAACGCCTTAAAGACCGTTTTGATATTTATAATAACCGTAACGATGTTTCGAGCCTGTTTTTTTATGGCGCAGGTTGCGGTACCGATAGGATGAAAAAATTTATGACGGGTATTTTTCAGGAATTTTTTCCCAATGCATCCGTTTCAGTAAACGAAGATACGTATGCAGCAGCCTATGCCACCAACCCAACCAATGGTAAAGCTATTATTTGCATACTAGGTACAGGCTCTAACTGTAGTTATTTTGATGGCGAGTTGCTGCATCAAAAAGTACAATCGTTAGGCTATATCGCTATGGACGACTGTAGCGGTAACCGCTTTGGCAGGGATTTAATACGCGCTTATTACTTTAATAAAATGCCCCAGCACCTTGCTACCAAGTTTGAGCAAGAATACAATTTGGAGCCAGACGTTATTAAAAACAACTTATATAAAGAGCCTAACCCTAATGCTTACTTAGCTACTTTTGCCAAGTTTTTAATACAACATAAAGATGATGCTTTTATACAAGGCATTATAACAACCGCAATGCAGGTATTTGTAGATAATTATATTACACAGTACGAAAATGCGCACGAAGTACCAGTACACTTTGTAGGCTCTATAGCGTTTTATTTAAAGGCTGAATTAACAGAAGTGTTGGCTAAAAATAACCTTACATTAGGGAATGTTTTACGCCGACCTATTGATGGGCTTATAGAGTATCATGAACTCAATTAA
- a CDS encoding methylglyoxal synthase — translation MEVAIIAHDGMKAEMVQFLNKNKEILVKENINLIATGTTGGKAEKAGFKVKKMLSGPIGGDAQIAARVAEGKTQMVFFFKDPLASHPHEADITMLIRVCDVHNIPLATNPATAELLLQAIAQQS, via the coding sequence ATGGAAGTTGCTATTATAGCCCACGACGGTATGAAAGCCGAAATGGTGCAATTTTTAAACAAGAACAAAGAAATTCTGGTTAAAGAGAATATTAACCTTATTGCTACAGGTACTACGGGCGGTAAAGCTGAAAAAGCAGGTTTCAAGGTAAAAAAAATGCTATCGGGACCCATAGGGGGCGATGCCCAAATTGCAGCCCGCGTTGCCGAAGGTAAAACGCAAATGGTTTTCTTTTTTAAAGATCCGTTAGCAAGCCACCCACACGAGGCTGATATTACTATGTTAATACGGGTGTGCGATGTACATAATATTCCGCTAGCAACCAATCCAGCTACTGCCGAGTTGTTATTGCAGGCTATAGCACAGCAATCATAG
- a CDS encoding RidA family protein, whose product MKKIIFTDKAPAPIGPYSQAVLTGNTLYTSGQIALHPETGVLIMSDIETETKQVMENMKAVLDAAGMDFNNVIKATIFISDMNDFARINSVYSTYFNEETAPARETVQVACLPKNVNVEISMIAVL is encoded by the coding sequence ATGAAAAAAATTATTTTTACCGATAAAGCTCCTGCTCCTATCGGACCTTATAGCCAAGCTGTACTTACAGGTAACACCCTATATACATCGGGACAAATAGCACTACACCCTGAAACTGGGGTACTTATAATGAGTGATATTGAAACTGAAACTAAGCAGGTTATGGAAAACATGAAAGCAGTATTGGATGCTGCTGGAATGGATTTTAACAATGTTATAAAGGCTACTATTTTTATTAGCGACATGAACGATTTTGCACGAATAAATAGTGTGTACAGTACTTACTTTAACGAAGAAACCGCTCCTGCTAGAGAAACGGTTCAGGTGGCTTGCTTGCCTAAAAATGTAAACGTAGAAATTTCTATGATTGCTGTGCTATAG